The genomic stretch AAGGAATATATGCGCAGAAACGCTGAAACAATGGAGAAATTCGCCGCCGTTCTTTGACAGCGCGGTGACGCTATCGTATCATTATGGAGTTGCTGAAAAGCCGATGTTTATGAGGAGGAAGATTTCCCTTGCTTAGAATGCTGAGAAACCACACCAAAGTGATAATGATAATCGTCATACTGTTCTTCGTCGCCTCCTGCTTCGCGGGCTACGGCCTCTACGTGCGCGGCGGCGGAGACGGCGAAGGGATGAGGGATTACCCGGTCGCCGAGATAGACGGGCGCGAAGTGATGCGCTCCGCGCTGGAGCAGGGCGCCGCCCGCCTCTCCGAACAGTACGGACGCGAGATAACCTCCGGCGATATACCGATGATACGCCAGGCCGTCATAGACAACATGGCTGTGGACTCGGAGCTCGAAAAAGAGATAAAGGCGCGTAAGCTCAGCGCCGACAAGGGCGAGATAGACGACGCTTATACGCGCATGATGGACAGCTATCCGACGCGCGAAGAGTTCTTCGCCTACATGCAGCGCTCCGGCGTCACAGAGAAGCAGATAAAGGACGACATTGCGCGCCGCATACGTATGCAGAAGCTCATGGAATCCCTCGGCGAGAACATAACGGTGGAGGATTCCGAAGTCACAGCTTTCTACGACGCGACGAAGGACTTCCTCTACAAGCAGCCCGCCGGAGTCAAGGCCAACATAGCCACCTTCCGTAAAAAGGAATCCGCCGAGGCCGCGCAGAAGGCTATAGCCTCCGGCGCGAAATGGGACGAGCAGATAGAGAAGTACCGCGCCGACGTCGAGATGGCGACGCCTTACGATAATCCCGTGATACTCACCGACCAGATGCTGAAGAACGAGCTTGCGCCCATCAAGGACGCGCCGGTGAACAAAGTCACCCCGGTCGAGAAAGCAAACGACCCGTTCGTATTCATCGCCATCAACCGCGGACGCGAGACGGAGCGAGTGCTGCCGTTCAACGAGGTCAGCGCCGACGTGCGCGCGACGATACGCAATCAGAAAATGCAGGCCGAGCAGCAGAAGTTCTTCGAAGAGCTTCTCAGCCGAGCGAACGTGAAGATACTCGACCCGTCGATATTCCCGCAGGAGCCGGCGTCCGCCGACAAGACGCCCGCCGCGGAGCCCGCGTCGCCGGACAAGACCGGGGCCGCCTCCTCCGACGCGAAATAGCGCGGGACATACGAGACGAATAAACGCCGAAGGCCGGAGCGCATAGCTCCGGCCTTTTTGCGTGATCCGGCCTCGCGCGGCATATCTCTCCTCCGTCCGTGCGGGCTACCCGTCAAGGCGTATCATATCGTCCTTCTGCGGCAGTTCGTCCTCCTTGCCGTCGAGCGCCTCCTTTACGAACATCTCCATACTCTCCGTGATGAACTTATCTTTGTGGTAAATCAGAGAAAAAGTCCTGTCCCATTCGCCGCCCGGCCTGTATATCGCCCGCACGGCGCCGCTCGCGAGATGCGGCGCGAGCAGGCGTACCGACGCGACGCCGACGCAGCCCTCCTCGACGACGGCGCGCAGCGTGGCGTCGAAACAGGCGACCTCCCATTTGACTTTTATCTTACGTCCTCGCTCGCGCATGAAATTTTCGAAAATCTCTCGAGTGCCGCTGCCGCTCTCACGCAGTACGAAGCTCTCCGCGCCGAGCTCGGCGATATCCACGCTGGCGCGCGATGCGAACGGATGGCGCGCGGAGCAGAAAAGCGCTACGTAGTCGTCCCGGCAGTGAAACGACTGCACGTCGCGGCTGCGCACGCGCCCCTCGACGATCGCCACGTCGAGCTCAGACGCCAACAGCATCCGCTCTATCGTCCGCGTGTTGTTGACGTAGCTGTAAATCTCGGCCTCGGGCCTCGCAGCGCCGAAGCGCTTCACGAGCGCGGGCGTCAGGCACATCCCGACGGTGACCGAAGAGCCTATTCGCAGCCTGTCGCGCATCTTGTCCGGCGACATGTCGTACTCGAGCCGCTCGTATGCGGCTGCCACCTCCTTGGCGCGCGCCAGCAGCCTGCGCCCATCTTCCGTTATGTAGAGCCTCTTGGAAAGCCTCTCGAAAAGCCGCGTCGAGTAATATTCCTCAAGCTCGCGTATGATCTGGCTCACGGTCGGCTGCGCCAAATGGCACTCGCGCGCGGCCGCGCTGACCGAGCCCCCCTCGGCGACCCTGATGAAAACCTTGAGATGATGAAGAGTCATTCCGCGCCTCCAATGTATAGCATTTGCCTATGAACTCAATTATATTTTATTATGTTTAATAATTGAAGAAAACGCATATAATTATAATGTTAAAAATCCCACGAAGGATGTGATGACGTGAAAATTCTTGTAATCGGCGGAGTCGCTGCGGGAACCAAGACGGCGGCGAAGCTTAAACGCGAGGATAGGAACGCGGAGGTTACGATACTTGTAAAGGATAACGACATATCCTACGCTGGCTGCGGCCTGCCCTACTACGTCGGCGGCGTTATAGAAAACAAAGCGTCGCTCATCGTCAACACGCCCGCGAAATTCTCGGCGCTGACCGGGGCGAAGGTGCTCACCGGCAAGGAGGCAGTCGCTCTCGACCGCGCGGCGAAGACTGTGACGGCGGCGGACGTCGAGACCGGCGAGAAAAACGTCTATGAATACGACAAACTTGTGATCGCCGTCGGCGCGTCGCCGATATTCCCGAAACTTCCCGGGACTGAGCTCAAAAACGTCTTCGTGATGCGCAGGCCCGAGGACGCCATAGCGATGCGCGAGCTGCTCGACACCGGGACGGTCAAGCGCGCCGTCGTCTGCGGAGCCGGCTTCATCGGCCTCGAGGTGGCGGAGAACCTCGCGGCGAAGGGCGTCAAAGTGTCCGTCATAGACATGGCGGAGCAGATACTCCCGGGCTTCGACCCCGAAGTCGCGGGCTACGTCGAGCGCAAGCTCGCCGACAGCGGCATCGTCTGCTTCACGGGGACGAAGCTCGAAGGCATAGAGGGGACGGATACCGTCGAAAAGGTGCTTACGAGCCGCCGCGCTATGAAAGCCGACCTCGTCGTGCTCGCGCTCGGCATAAAGCCGAACACCGCCTTCCTCGCGGACAGCGGACTTGAGACCGCGAAGAACGGCACGCTCGTGGTGGACGGCGCGATGCGCACCAACGACCCCGACATCTACGCCGCCGGCGACTGCGTGACGGTCAGAAACAGGATAACCGGCGCTCCCGCCTGGTCGCCGATGGGCTCATCGGCTAACATGGAGGGGCGTGTTGCGGCTAAGAACCTTGCGGGCGGCGAAGAATCATACGTGGGCGTCCTCGGCACCGGCGTATGCAAGCTGCCTGGCATCAACGTAGGCCGCACCGGGCTCACGGAAGCAGCCGCGAAAGCCGCCGGCTACGACGCCGTCAGCGTCACGGCTGTCGTGGACGACAAGGCGCACTATTATCCCGGCGCGTCGAACTTCATCGTCAAGATGACAGCGGACAGAAAGAGCGGTAAACTGCTCGGAATGCAGACGCTCGGCCCCGGCGCGGTGGACAAGATGACCGACATAGCGGCGCTCGCCATATCGATGAACGCGACGCTCTCCGACCTTGAGAACCTCGACCTCGCCTACGCGCCGCCCTTCTCGACCGCGATACATCCATTCGTCAATATGATAAACATAATGGAGAACAAGCTCAGCGGCGCGCTCGACTCGTTCACGCCCGCGGAATTCGCGGCTGGCGCCGCCGAGGGCTATAAATTCATCGACACTTCGATACAGCCGTCGCTGCCGAGCCTGCCCTATCTCGACTACACGAAGGTTGACGAGAGCTTCGACAAGTACGCGAAGGACGAAAAGCTGCTATTCATATGCGCGAAGGGGAAGCGCGCGTATCTGACGCAGAACAAGCTCAAGGCATACGGCTTCACGAACACTAAGGTGCTCGAAGGCGGACACACCTTCAACGAAATAGAGACCGAAGAATAGAAAAGGGGAAGAACTGTGGAAAACGGACTCGTAACAGCCGCGGAGGAAAAAACTGTAAAGGCGCTCGGCTTTCTGCGCAACAAGGGGACGAACAACTTTTCGGCGCGAATCATAACGGTCAACGGTAAAGTGACGGCGGAGCAGATAGCCTGCCTCTCTGAAGCCGCGAAGCTCTTCGGCAACGGAGTAGTGACTCTCACGACGCGCCAGACCTTCGAATGCCAGGGCGTGCCCTTCGACAAGATAGAGGACTTCCGCGCCTACATAGCGAAAGCCGGCCTTGAGACCGGCGGCACCGGCTCGAAGGTGCGCCCCGTAGTATCGTGCAAGGGTACGACCTGCCAGTACGGCCTCATCGACACATTCGCCGTCTCGCAGGAGATACACGAGCGTTTCTACGAAGGCTACCGCCAGGTGCGCCTGCCGCATAAGTTCAAGATAGCCGTCGGCGGATGCCCGAACAACTGCGTCAAGCCCGACCTCAACGACCTCGGCGTAATAGGCCAGTGCGTTCCGGAATTCGACGAAGACTCCTGCAACGGCTGCAAAAAGTGTTCAGTCGAGGCGTCGTGCCCAATCGGAGCGGCGAAGCTCAAAGACGGAATGCTTGAGATAGACTGGGACAAATGCAACAACTGCGGCCACTGCGTCGGAAAATGCCATTTCGACGCAGTGACGGAGAAGACGCGCGGATACAAGATATACATCGGCGGACGCTGGGGCAAGTCCACGATGACGGGCCGTCCGCTCTCGAAGATATTCTCCGAGAAGGAAGAGGTCATGCTGACGATAGAAAAGGCTCTGCTCCTCTTCCGCGAGCAGGGAAAGACCGGCGAGCGCTTCTCGCAGACGATAGAGCGCCTCGGCTTCGACTACATCGAGAAGGAGCTGCTCGAGGGCGACATAATGTCGCGCAAACAGGAGATACTCGACGCGGAGCTGCACCTCACCGGCGGCGCGACCTGCTAGATAAAAAATCAAAAAACAGAACGAAGCGGAAGGGCGGCGCTCTTCCGCTTTTTTGCGTTCGCCCTCCGTCGGAGAGAAACAGCCGGTCCCACCGTCATTTCGTGCTTTGACGTAAAGTTATAGTTCGCGTTAGCGGACGTTTTGAATTTTCATCAACGCTTTGCTAACGCCCGATGAGACGGGGCGGGCTCCGCCGGGCGCGTTTCTCGGCGGACGCGGAATCACGCGGCTTTCGGCATGTGAGGCGGAAGTGGTGTAAGCCGCAGCCACCCGCGCTAAACGCACGTCAAACGGGGCTGGCGTCCCCCTTATGGTATAACATAGTAATTTTCTATGTTTTATATCAAAACCTATTATTTTTCATAATGAATATGCTCCTGTATAATCGCGGCATAAACGAAAAAACTTGGGGGAATACGGCGATGGACATTCATAACGCTCTTATGGAACGGACGGCGGGGAACAAATATTTCTGGTTCGCGGCGGCGGCGCTGCTCTCGGTGATAACGCCCAATCCGGCTGTCGGCCTGGCGCTCGGCCTCGCGATCGCGCTCACCGCAGGCAATCCGGCGCAGAAGGATACGTCCGCGGCGTCGAAGAAGCTTCTTCAGCTCTCCGTCATAATGCTAGGCTTCGGTATGCGTTTCGACGCGGTGCTCAAGGTCGGCTTCGCTTCGTTATGGGTGACGCTGATTTCAATTTCCGCCACTCTCGCGATAGGTTCGCTGCTCGGCAAAGCCTTCGGTATAGAGCGCAAGCTCGCCGTGCTCTTAAGCTCCGGCACCGCGATATGCGGCGGCTCCGCGATAGCTGCGATGGCTCCCGCTATCTCCGCGTCGAGCGTTGAGACGGGCGTCGCGATGGCTGTCGTCTTTCTGCTCAACGGCATAGCGCTCTTCGTATTTCCTCCGCTCGGCCACGCGCTCGGCCTTACGCAGGAGCAGTTCGGCTTCTGGGCGGCGCTCGCGATACACGATACCAGCAGCGTCGTCGGCGCGGCCTCCATATACGGCGCGGCGGCTCTGGCAATAGGCGCGACCGTTAAGCTCACGCGCGCCCTGTGGATTCTCCCCGTATCTTATCTAGGCGCGCGTCTCGCCGGCTCCGACGCGAAGGCCAAGTTCCAGTGGTTCCTGCTTGGCTTTCTGCTCGCGGCGCTCGTCCGCTCGCTCGCGCCGGGATTCTCGCAGCTCTGGGACGCCGGCGCTCTCGCCGGAAAGCACATGATGACCGGCACGCTCTTCCTCGTCGGAGGCGGGCTCGGGCGCGCCGAGCTGAAAAAGATAGGAGCGAAGCCGCTCGTCATGGCCGTCGCCCTCTGGCTCGCCGTCTCCGCGCTCAGTCTCACGGCTGTAAAGCTCGGCTTCATGCCTTCGCTCGCGCTCTGACGCCCATTCCCGCAGATTTTGCATAAATACCGCCGTGCCGCCGCTTTTTCACGAAAGCATACAGGCGCGGCGTTTTTTCATACCGGCGAGCGGGTCGGCAAGAGTGCGGACCGATGCTGCGCCTTATACGCGGCGAAAGCTATCGTCTGCGTTTTTTGCCCTTTTCCACGCGCTGATATAATGAAACAATAAGAACGTAAAAAGCCGGAAGCGGTGGAATCGCTATGGAGCTTAAAGCTATGCGGATTTTTCTTGCGGCTGCGGAGGAAGGCAGCATAACTAAGGCGGCTGAATCGTTGAATCTGCCGCAGTCTACTCTGAGCCGCCAGCTCGCGCGGCTCGAGGAGGAGCTCGGGGCGAAGCTGTTCACGCGCGGGCCGCAGGGGATAGAGCTGACGAGGGAGGGGCTTATGCTCCGGCGGCGTTCCTCCGAAGTCATGGAACTCGTGGAGAGGACGAGGAGCGAGCTCCGCCTCTGCGGCAGGGATAGGCCGCTCACTGGCGATATTTCGATAGGCGCGGGCGAGCTCGCCGCGACGGACGCTCTTGCGGAATATATCGAGGTTTTTTCAAAGCGCCATCCGCACGTTTCGTTCTATCTGTACACGGGCAGCGCGACAGAGGGCTGACCGACGTCGGGCTCATGCTTGAGCCGGTAAACGTCGAGCGGCACGATTTCGTCAGGCTCGGCGTGCGGGAACGCTGGGTAGCCCTGGTGCCGCCGGGTTCGCCGCTCGCGCGCCTCGACGCCGTGTCTCCTGCGGAGCTGTCTAAGCATCCAGTCATCATGGTCAGGCGTCCGCACGTGAAGAGCGTGCTCGAAAACTGGTTCGGCGGCTATTACAAGAATTTGCGCGTCTCATTCACGAGCAACCTGAGCACTAACGCCGCGCACATGGTGCGGCGCGGTCTCGGCTGCGCGCTCGTGATCGAGGGCTCGGTCATGTTCTGGGACAGGTCGTTCGTCCGGGCCGTGCCGCTCTCGCCGGAGCTGCTTTCGACGAGCGTGCTCGCCTGGAAGCGCGGCCAGCCGATGAGCCCCGCCGTCGAGAAGTTCGTCGATGGCGCGCGAATCCATTTCAAGCATGACGCGGCGATGAAATAGGAGTATTAGACATCGCAATCCGCTGAATCTAAAATCTGATCACTGACCGATAAAGGCGCGCCGCGCATGAAAATCGCTGCGCGCCACGAATTTCAGCCGCTTTCGCGCGGCGAAAGGATGTTGTGCTGGATGAAGAAGATTTTCATGCTGCTGTTGTTGGTATTGTCACTATGCGCCGTTTCATTGTGCGGCGGTTCGGCGCGCGCTTCGGGCGAGGGGCGCGTGCTTGTAGCCTATTTCTCGCTGTGGGGTAATTCTGGGTATCCAGAGGGCGCGGACGCGACGTCCTCCGCGAGCCTGCTTGAAACGGGCGGCACACGCATTGGGACGACCGAGTACGCCGCGCGGGTGGTGGGCGGGCTGACGGGCGGCGAGCTTTACGCTATACGCACGACTGACAAATATCCGGCGGATTTCGACGCGGTAATAGAGGCGAATCACGACGAGATAGACAGGGGCTATCTGTCGCCGCTCTCAGGCGCTCTGCCCGATATGTCGGAGTACGACGCCGTGTTCATAGGCTATCCCGTCTGGGCGAACACAGCGCCGCGCGCCGTAGTGTCTTTCATTAAGGAGTGCGGCGGCCTCGCGGGAAAAACCGTCGTACCCTTCTGCACTCACGACGGCTACGGAAGCGGGCGCAGCTACGCCGAAATTTTCTCCGCCGCGCCAGATGCCGGGCGGCATGAAGGAATAGACATAGATGCGCGCGGCGTGCCGGACGCGCGCGGGCGCATAATCGAGTGGCTGCGCTCGATAGGCATGGCGCGCAAGGCCGAGGCGGCGGAGACGCGGAAAATTACAATTACGGCGGCGGGGCGCAGCCTCTACGGCGTGCTCTTCGACACTCCGCTCGCGCGCGAGATCGCCGCGCGTATGCCGCTGACCGTCTCGATGGTCGGCTACGGCGGGCGCGAGTATTACGGCGGTTTGGATTTCACGCCGCAGACCGAGGCCGAGGGCCGCCTGCGCTTCGACGACGGAGACATAACCTACAGCCCGACGAACAACACTCTCGCTATTTTCTACGCGCAGACGGACCGCCCGAACCTCACGATGGAGGTCATACCGATAGGGCGCGTCACCTCCGACCTGAAAATCTTCGACACGCTCGGCGGACGCGAGGATTTCACATTCGCGGCTGCCGAGTAGAGGCGGAGGCTCACTGCATGAAGTTTTCAAGATATTGCGGGATTTTTCTCTGCGCGGCGCTCGCGGCCCTGCTGGCGGGCGCGGCCCGATGCGATGCGCCGGGAGACGAAGCGCGCGGGGAACGGATACTCGTGGCCTACTTCACATGGGCGGAGAACGCGCGCCCGAGCGGCGCGGCGGAGGTGGACGCGGTGACCTCCGCGAGCCTCGCGCCTCCGGGCAATGCGGGGCTGATCGCCTCGTGGATAGCGGAGGAGACCGGAGGCACGCTCTTCCCGATAATCGCAGAGGAACCGTATCCCTCCGATTTCGACGAATGTCTTGCGCGCGTGCGCGAGGAAAAGCAGAGCGGCGCGCGCCCCGCGATAAAAGACTTAGGCATAGACGCGGGCGAGTACGGCGTGATTTTCCTCGGCTATCCGAACTGGGGCTGCACCGCGCCGATGCCGGTTTTTACTTTCATCGAGAAGTACGGCATGAGCGGCAAGACGATAATCCCATTCTGCACCTACGGCACCGGCGGGGCGGCGGAGAGCATCCGCGAGCTGCGCGCCGCGCTTCCGGCCTCGGCTGAGATGAAGGGGCACGTAGGCGTCTATCGCGACGACGTCGCGGGCGCTAGGGGAAAGATAACGGAATGGCTGAAACAGCTAGGCTATTAGACGTTTTGCGCGGAAGAAAGAGAAGGAGAAGCGAAATGACAGACGAAACGAAAGAGCGGGCCGGGGCGGTGAGCCGCAGGGATTTTCTGAAAACGATGGCGCTCGCCGGGGCGGCCGCGAGCGTCGGCGGATTCGCGGCGGGCGAGGCGAAAGCGGCGGAAAGGGCGAAAAGCGCGGCGCGCGGCGAATTGCCGAAGAGGACGCTCGGAAGCGGGAAGGCGGCGATGACCGTCTCGGCGCTCGGCTTCGGCTTGATGGGCATGACCTACAACCGCAGCGCGCACCCGGACAAGGCGCAGTGCATAAGGCTGCTTCACGAGGCCGTCGACCGCGGAGTGACGCTCTTCGACACTGCGATAATATACGGCCCGCTCACGAACGAACTGCTTGCTGGCGAGGCGCTGTTGCAGTTTAGGGACAGGATAAGCGTGACAACTAAGTTCGGACACGAGGCGATAGACGGCAAGGCGACCGGACGGCAGAACAGCCGTCCCGAGACGATACGCCGTTACTGCGAGGATTCTCTGAAGCGTCTGCGGCTCGACGCGCTGCCGCTCTTCTATCAGCACCGCGCCGACCCGGAAGTGCCGGCCGAGGAGGCCGCCGGCAATGTGGCGGAGCTCATAAAGGAGGGCAAGGTGCTGCGCTGGGGGATGTGCGGGGTGAGCGCCGAAACGATACGCAGGGCCCACGCCGTCTGTCCTCTGACTGCGGTACAGAGCGAATATCACCTGATGTTCCGCGACGTCGAGACAAACGGAGTGCTCGATGTCTGCCGCGAGCTCGGGATAGGCTTCGTACCGTACAGCCCGATGAACTGCGGCTTCCTCGGCGGCGGCATCAACGAGTACACCGTGTTCGGCCCTGGCAATGACAACCGCCAGACGCTGCCGCGCTTCACTCACGATGCGATACGTGCGAACACGAGAATAGCCGCCGCGCTCCAGAGCTTCGGGCGCATGCGCGGAATGACCGCGTCGCAGGCCGCTCTCGGCTGGCTGCTGCACAAAGCGCCGTGGCTAGTCCCCATCCCCGGCACGACTAAGCCGTCTCACCTCGAAGAAAACCTCCGCACGCTAGACTTCGCCTGTTCCGGCGCTGAATGGAAGGAATTGGAGGACGCCGTAGCCGCGATTCCCGTGACGGGAGACCGATACAACGCCGAACAGCAGCGTCAGGTCGGGCGCTGAAGGGCGCAACAATACAAAAAACGCAAAAACGCCGCGCCGCACGGCCTACCCGCAGCAGCGCGGCGTTTTCAGCGCCATGCGCAGAGTACGAAAAAAACGGAGCCTCGTGCGAGCGCTCCGCCGTTTCCTTTTATAATGGTTGTGTGTGAAGCCTAGGCCTGGAGGGCTTTGACTTTAGCCGTGATGCTCGCTTTGCGGCGAGCGGCTGTGTTACGGTGGACGACGCCCTTTACTACCGCCTTGTCCAGTACGCTCTGAGCCTCGTTCAGCCTCTTCGTCGCAAGTTCAAGATCCTTGCTTTCCACCGCTTCGAGGAGTTTCTTCACCGCGTTCTTGCAGCGGGTCTTCCAGAAACGGTTGTAGATGCGGTTTCTCTCAGTGACCAGGACTCGTTTTTTAGCTGATTTCTTGTTTGGCAATGCCGTCACCTCCTTCACAAAGACAAGGGGAATCTTACCATAAAATATGGCCCGTGCGCAATACTTTAAAAATTTTCCGCGGAAATTTTGTCGCTTTCCTTGCCCTAACGCCGCCTCTATGCTATATTTAACAGGTTGTTTGGGGAATAACCGTACAATGATAATTCTGTATAGAATTTGAACCTTTTAGAATGAAGCAATTACGCAGGAGGTGTTGTCTGTGAAAAGGACGTTTCAGCCGCACAATCTGAGAAGGAAGCGCGCTATGGGCTTCCTGGAGCGCTCCGCGACGCCGAGCGGCCGCCGTATTCTTAGGAACCGCCGCCGTAAGGGCAGGGCGCGCCTCGCCGTCTAGTTCTGGTGGATTTTGGGTTTTCATCTGCCGCGCGTCTTAAGAAAGGCTGGCAGTTTGATTTTGTTTTCCGCACCGGACGTCGCGATTCAGGCGCGCTGGTGCGGTTGTTGTATGTAACGAACGCCGAGGGGCCGGCGCTCGCCGGCGTCGCTGTAGGCAAGAAGATAGCCTGCGGCGCGCAGCGGGTGCGCGGAAGGCGTGTGCTGCGCGAAGCCGTCCGCCGTCTGTTGCCTTGGACGAGGGACGGCGTGTGGATAGTCGCGTCGCTGCGCGCGTCGGGGCTTGAAGCGAACGCGCGCGACGTTTACAGCGACCTCGCGGCGTGCATGAAGAGGCGCGGGCTTCTTGCGAAGGACTGGCCCGGCGCCGATTGGAGCGTAGATTCAAGACGCGGCTGATCGGGCGTGCGGCAGGCTGGCTCCTTATCTTCGCCGTCCGCGTCTATCAGACGGTTCTGTCCCCCATGCTCGGGGGCGGAAAGTGCCGCTTTTATCCGAGCTGTTCGGAATACGCGGCTGAGGCTTTGAACAGGTACGGCCCCGCGATAGGGCTGTGCCTCGCGGCGTCGCGGCTGCTGAAATGCGGCCCGTGGCACGAGGGGGGCTACGACCCCGTGCCGGAACGCCGCGACATTGAGGCGCGGAAATGGCTGGGAAAGCTCCTGAGGCAGAAGGAGCGGACTTCGAAAGGTTAGGTGGAAATTTTGGGTGGTATTTGGAATGGGGCAGGCCAGCTCCTTCTTTCTTTCCTTGAGTTCCTGTACGGCATCACAAATTCATACGGATTGGCGATAATCATCCTCACCCTCATCGTCAGGGTGGCGCTCTATCCTCTGAACCAGAAGCAGATGGTCAGTATGCAGCACATGCAGAAGATACAGCCGATGCTCAAGGTTATCCAGGAGAAATACGGTCACGACCGTGAGAAACTGAATCAGGAGACGATGCGCCTCTACAAGGAATATAAGGTGAACCCCGCCGCGGGGTGTCTGCCGATTCTCGTTCAGCTCCCTATACTGATACTTCTTTTCAAGGTTCTTAACTCTTACGATTTTTCAGGTACTTCGTTCTGCGGCGTCCTGCTCGGATCGTCCGCGACGGCGGGGCTCGGCCAGGCCGTCGGCGTCGCTCCCGGCCCGGACGGGATATACAGCCTGTTCGCCGTTCTCTCCGGTATTTTCAGTAATCCGGCCGGGCTCGCCAACGCCGGGCTCTATCTCGGCAACCTCGCGCTGCTTATAGCGATTTCATTCCTCACGTGGGCGCAGCAGAAGCTTTCCGGCGCCGGCAACAACCCGCAGATGGCTATGATGAACACGATCATGCCTATATTCATGGCGTTCATCTGCCTTTCGATGCCTGGCGGCGTAATGCTCTACTGGGGGCTTTCATCTCTGATAGGCATAGCGCAGCAGTATTTCGTCATGAAGAAGACGAAGGCGGAGATGGCTATAAAGCCGACGCTCCATAAGAACAAGCCGGTGAGCGCGCAGCGCGTCGGCGACGATGACGACGACGAGGAATAGTCTATGAAAAATACTTCCGATACAGAACTTATGCCGATGCCGGAGATAGAGAGCCGCGTGCTCGAATGCTCCTCTGTGGAAGAGGCGAAGGCCAAGGGAGCGGAAATCTGGGGAATTAAGCCGGACGACGTTGACGCGACCGTGCTTTCCGAGGATAAGAAGCTTTTCGGGCTTCTCGGCTCTACTTATAAGGTCGAGGTCGCGCCGTTCGCCCCGGTCTCTTATATAAAGTCGTGCCATTTCGTCAACGAGGTGCTCGATAAAATGGATCTCGACCTCATTCCAGAGCTCACCGACGACGGCATCATCAATCTGGT from Cloacibacillus sp. An23 encodes the following:
- a CDS encoding aldo/keto reductase, which codes for MTDETKERAGAVSRRDFLKTMALAGAAASVGGFAAGEAKAAERAKSAARGELPKRTLGSGKAAMTVSALGFGLMGMTYNRSAHPDKAQCIRLLHEAVDRGVTLFDTAIIYGPLTNELLAGEALLQFRDRISVTTKFGHEAIDGKATGRQNSRPETIRRYCEDSLKRLRLDALPLFYQHRADPEVPAEEAAGNVAELIKEGKVLRWGMCGVSAETIRRAHAVCPLTAVQSEYHLMFRDVETNGVLDVCRELGIGFVPYSPMNCGFLGGGINEYTVFGPGNDNRQTLPRFTHDAIRANTRIAAALQSFGRMRGMTASQAALGWLLHKAPWLVPIPGTTKPSHLEENLRTLDFACSGAEWKELEDAVAAIPVTGDRYNAEQQRQVGR
- a CDS encoding YidC/Oxa1 family membrane protein insertase, whose product is MGGIWNGAGQLLLSFLEFLYGITNSYGLAIIILTLIVRVALYPLNQKQMVSMQHMQKIQPMLKVIQEKYGHDREKLNQETMRLYKEYKVNPAAGCLPILVQLPILILLFKVLNSYDFSGTSFCGVLLGSSATAGLGQAVGVAPGPDGIYSLFAVLSGIFSNPAGLANAGLYLGNLALLIAISFLTWAQQKLSGAGNNPQMAMMNTIMPIFMAFICLSMPGGVMLYWGLSSLIGIAQQYFVMKKTKAEMAIKPTLHKNKPVSAQRVGDDDDDEE
- a CDS encoding flavodoxin — its product is MKFSRYCGIFLCAALAALLAGAARCDAPGDEARGERILVAYFTWAENARPSGAAEVDAVTSASLAPPGNAGLIASWIAEETGGTLFPIIAEEPYPSDFDECLARVREEKQSGARPAIKDLGIDAGEYGVIFLGYPNWGCTAPMPVFTFIEKYGMSGKTIIPFCTYGTGGAAESIRELRAALPASAEMKGHVGVYRDDVAGARGKITEWLKQLGY
- a CDS encoding ribonuclease P protein component; this translates as MDFGFSSAARLKKGWQFDFVFRTGRRDSGALVRLLYVTNAEGPALAGVAVGKKIACGAQRVRGRRVLREAVRRLLPWTRDGVWIVASLRASGLEANARDVYSDLAACMKRRGLLAKDWPGADWSVDSRRG
- the rpmH gene encoding 50S ribosomal protein L34, which encodes MKRTFQPHNLRRKRAMGFLERSATPSGRRILRNRRRKGRARLAV
- the rpsT gene encoding 30S ribosomal protein S20 yields the protein MPNKKSAKKRVLVTERNRIYNRFWKTRCKNAVKKLLEAVESKDLELATKRLNEAQSVLDKAVVKGVVHRNTAARRKASITAKVKALQA
- the yidD gene encoding membrane protein insertion efficiency factor YidD, producing the protein MERRFKTRLIGRAAGWLLIFAVRVYQTVLSPMLGGGKCRFYPSCSEYAAEALNRYGPAIGLCLAASRLLKCGPWHEGGYDPVPERRDIEARKWLGKLLRQKERTSKG